ttggttgctatgcttagcaaagaattgtgattggttcaaattcaaaattaaaaaaaacttgaatcaagcgctgtcgtcatctgtgcgtccgtcctctaatagatcataggcaaGAACCAATccgaatgcgagaattacttgggttattatataaaatttTATGGGTGCATGTTGATGATGCAATGgagccattgaaatgcatgtctgtaagctttcaacgggtttgaagaaactaaaatttggtaaagCAATGCCAATTGTTGGTTTGTGGTTGGCATGCATCCATTCTGTTGTGGATGCAATTGGGACATTGCTAACCACTCAAGAAGCTTAGAAGTCTCACTAAAAAGCTTAGGCAAGCAGAGTAGAAACCTAAGGAGTGCTatggcaaaaaaataacaattattattattattagattaGATTCTTACATTTtgtgcaatattttttatctTGCAGGTAATACTTTTGCTTGAGCAGGAAAACAAACGACTTGAAAGACCTGAAGCCTGCCCAGAACACACTTATTCTCTGATGTTACAATGCTGGGACTTAAAACCAGAAAAGAGACCTACATTTGCTCAATTACACAATATCTTCAGCACAAATCCTTTTTATGCTGATGTCAAACTTCCAATAAAAGCTGCAAGCTAACAGACtccaattaaaaataattaggTATTTTATAAAATGGTAATTGACAGCTGACACTTCCAATCATTCCTTTTTCAGACTACTCTTTAGATTTAAATGTGAAGAAAAgttattttgtatttcataGTTGTCTCCTTTCACATGTTAATAAatctttgcattttcttcaCTGGTTAATAGGTTattgtcaaaaatattttcttggtTATCTTGTGCTTGTAGCTGAATCTCAAAGGGTCAAGGGCAACTTAGAGATCCAAACATcgcattttattttcaatcgTTTGTGTGTCAGTGTGGTAGCCATGGTCTgcattattttaaagataatacAGAAAACTTGCCATTATTAAACTATGACTCATTCTCCTGTAGTCTCTAAAGGAAGTacttaggtgtttttttttaataacaatagcaataattattattattattggttacCCCAAAATAACCAAATATTGAAAAGGCCATATTTTTTGCATTAAAGTAAACTTGTCGGTGAAACTCAGTTAATATAGTGCATAGACAGCTTTAATTTGTTATTCTTAAATACTActgcttttttgttgttttccgtacaataatttttttagtgGACAGGGGGTGTGTCAAATTAGTAGAAAGTAAAAGTCAGGGGTGGATCCAgcattttttgaaagtggGGACCATACAAGAATACTAATCAGCGTGCCTCAGTGGCACTACtttctaggggggtctgggggcatgccccccccacaggaaattttgaaaatttgggtaCTCTTACATGCACTCTGGTGCAATCTGGAACGTAAAATATCAGGATTTCATATTGAATCAAGTTATAAGTTGGGGTTATAATGAGACAGTTTTTCAGCAAGTGCTTAAGATTTTACGTTGTTACAGTCTCTGTAAGATAGGTTGACTGTAGGCAAGTAATTTGCATCCAGTCTTCTTCCTCATTTCAAAAGGATAATATTAACGCCTGTAAGTTGAAAGCTTATTAACTTTGGTCATACTATTAGCAAAAAATCATGCTTTAGCTAAAGAAATCAAAAGTTCCAACAGCCTGCTTACAAAATGATTAAATTATTGtatattttgacaaaaaaaaatctctgaCGAACTGAAAGGGGTGGCCGCAGCTACCTTGGCCCCCCCTATATCCCCCCCTGAAAGTAGTGGTAAGGCTTTGTCTGGTTCTTTAAGGTTGTTGGACACAGATGTTTtagtgaaaataataaaattaataaaaaggaaaaacttgttgaTATCAAATCATCTGCTTTGAATCTAGTCAAACCAGAATAGCTGACGATTGAGTGCCTTCAAAATCTGAGATGGGAATCACCCTTGTGTGTAGAAGCGACAACAGTGGGGATATAAAGATGAATGGGGGACATAGAcaactttcataaatggcggcacaTAATATTatccctttgtatttatgttaattagacctactggcctcactttggttgaaacattcttttgaattgtgtCCATGGCAGTGAGGCTAAtagggcttattagcattaaaacaaaataataccaaatttggtcgccattatgaaagaggtctatagcTTTGTATAATGGGCACAAATATGGCGGttgcttttcgctactagtgggctataacatatagcctactagtagcttaaccaatcagaatgcagcattgatgatagaccactagttggattttactaaattgaatgatagtgatttatctaaTAGACAgtgctatccaccctttgaacaactgagggACTGATAGACTATATAGCACAATATTTTGTAAAGAAGAAGGGCAACTTTGTTGTACACTAAAACGAAGTTATTAAAGCGAGGATAGTGGGACGGCTGTGAGGACTATGTAGATATATTTTCTAATTCTGGTATGGCCAAATTCAGacacttttgcttttttgacTCATGTTTAGCTGAAATTAAGTGTGCGTGACCAAACGGGCCCCCTCCCCGCTAATGAAATTTACAAGCGTGGTCTTGCGCAGTGCGTGGCTCGCTTGCGAAGAAGAATCCATCATGGCTTCTGGAAGGAAAAAGCAAGATGAGAAAAATCTAAAACTTCTTCGAGATCTTGCGGCTCAACCACATAATAAAGTATGCTTCGATTGCGGACAGAGAGGACCTACATATGTGAACATGACAATAGGATCTTTCGTTTGTACATCTTGTAGCGGCATTTTGTAAGTAGAGACCACTCATGATGGTATGAGTTCTTCGTTTTACGGCTCTCGTTAAAAAATAGCAAGTGAGTCTACACTCACTGGATGATTTCTGCTGATACCATTTTTGTCATATCGTTTAACAGACGAGGATTAAACCCTCCTCACCGAGTAAAATCAATTTCGATGACTAGCTTTACTCAACAAGAAATTGAGACTCTACAAGGGCAAGGAAATGAGGTATTTTAGCTGCTTTTCGCTCAATTTGAAAATCTATTGATTGCAGATGCGATTTCTACTTGACGCTTTTCCCAGCTCCCTCCACCAAGTGCATGAATACTTCTGTGGGTTTCAACAGTTAAATTAGGTTGCACTGTGTTTTACCGTTTATTACAACCCTCGGCTTCATTGTCCATACTTTTAGCAATCTGACCAATATAATGCAGCCTGTCTTAAGGTTTAAACATGGAGGAAACTATTCGAGAAAATAGCAGTCACTAATGTAGTTGTTACAGCCAAGACGTGAAATCTATTTTGTTGAAGCAACTACAGTCGTGACCATTGTCAACCAAGATACGAAAGTTTATACGTTACTCCTTCATTGTCACAAACATTATTAATGCGCTCATCTTCCTCAATTATTTGTGTTTAATTCACAAGTCTCGGCAAAATTACaaacataatttttattcttgttgcGTTTTGTCAGTGAAGGCAGGAAACATTCACAGCAAAAATTTTTGAGCAAGATACCCATtcataatatttttgtatACGTTTCTGTGTCGAAGTTTGGTTAGCCCTTGTTTTGACAGATAATACTGCCTTTGCTTTTACTATTTGGTCACACACCATATATTCATGATACTTCCTTTACCAAAGCAGGTGATTTGCAAATATTGTAAAGGTTCTGTAAACTTGTTTTTAACTCTGTTTAGGCAAATAGAGCCTAACCATTTGTGGAATAAATTACTAGTTATTATTACATGTGAATTTGTAATGGAATTATCGGCTTACTGCAGTCTTTACTGCGCAGGCAGATGTGTGCTTGAAAAGCTAAATTTTCGCTGAGGGTCACAAATAAAAGTCTTGTTACTAAATAAAAACCAACACCAACTCTTAAGTCTGTGGACATTGAACAGACTTGCACAATATTTTTCAGATTACACAATTAAATCAGCTAACATTTAAGGTTCTTTTCTTACTTTTGTACAGTTGGTCTTCACTGGCAGTAGCTCTTGAACTTTTCTGTGAGCTGCTGCATGgaagattttgatttgaagTGAGGCAAAACACTATCCAtctgcaaattaaaattgaatttattaTGAATGGTTGTCATGCTTCACATGTCACACTGTTCAACTCAATATTTGAGCCTATGACTTCAAACTTCTATAATGATAGAGACTTGTTTCATATCCTTAATTTATGCAGCCAATTATGAGATGAGAGATTTTCTTTActgtaaatgtaaattatgAGCTGCTGCACACAATAGCTCTATTTGAATAAATTCTTCATTGTCAGAATCAAAGAGtcctcaataataattattatgaaaatgAGTCATCTTCAGACTCCTTGACGTGAGGTTGACTGCTGTTTAGGTTGTAGAACATTAGGGAGTTAAAGCAGCCACAATGAAAATGGTGACAACAACATCACAAACTTGCATGAACTGTAGTTTTGCATGGTTTGCATGtgggttttcatttttgccccTTTTATAGCCGTTCTTGTCCTGCCTAAGACATGAGATGACCTGTTTTACTGTAGTGTGGTCAATGTGAACTTTCAAGGGCtaactttcaattttgtctttgatTCTCTAAACTGCTCAGACCATAGCTAATGCTCATTACAAGTCAATTCCAGGACAGTGAGTATACTTTTGGCAAGATAAATGTCTTGGAATAATCATGAAATTATTTCAGAAACATGTGGTTACATTTTCAGCTGATGTTCTCGTTGTTGTGTTCAGCTCCCTTTCTAAAGTTCTCCTTCAGTCAccaccaacaacagtccttctcataACTTGATTCAGCTGAACGGTCAGATTCCATTAAAGTAACTCTTCAACAACCATGATTGTGAACATTGTTatgaattcaaatttcaaagcaCACTCGCTGCATCTTTATAAGAACACTACAAAACAACACAGCTAACTATTGATCAGTCATCTAGGTTTCTATTCCAGTAGCTATACTTAAAAGAAATTCTGCAACATATATTATTttgtagagaaaaaaaaagggaatttCAGGTCATTGTTGTTTTAACCAAGTCTGcattgaaatattttgtgggttaacaataattattgccctGACTATATTATGACAGGAATTTCAAATCAGAGTAGGttaatgaaattcattttaacctgGAATATTACATTGTTGTGGTCTTTGACTGCTTATATGTTCAtctaaacattttatttgtaGTATTGTAGAAAAGTTTGGCTGGGTCTGTGGAATTCATCTATGCCAGCAGAACCAGAGTCTCGTGATgagcagaaaaaaaaggatttcatGGTGCAGAAATATGAACGGAAAAGATGGTACGTCGCACCTCAGCAAGTTTCTGCCAACAATACCAGTCAGTCCACACCTGAACCAAAACCATTAAAACAGCTTCTGGGTGAAAATGCTCCTACTATATCAGTGCATGTAAGTAGATTCTTTTGTGGTTCTTGTCAGCCAGTGATGAGGTGATGATGTTGTAGCCAGGCATTTTGATATATTATAGATTATAGTAGTTCTAATAAAGATGAAAACAGCCAGACAAAGGCATCTCCACAGTTACTGGCAATCTGTCCAATGCCAACCATTTATGATCTATCGTCATCAGAGGGCTGCAATGTAGAGAAACGGggacaaaaaaggaaagtgaaGGTTGTGAAGCCTGGAGTGTGAAGAAAGTACATGAACAGAATTTTCTGTGGTTCCTTCTATGATGCAGAATCCTTATTGAACTATTTACACCCATTTCAGGCTCAGACCACAAGAGAAAGACCTCGTACAGGAAGTCAAACAAATTCAACTTCGGTACCAGTGTCAGTTGCCCCTCCACCAGGGCAAGCACAGCCAGTAGCCCATAAAGTAGTAGCACAACCAGCACAACCAGTACAAGTACCAGCACCAGCACCGCAGGCAAAACCACCATCTATAGATTTACTTAGTGACTTAGGGGGAGATCCATTTGATCAAAAACAGACTCAAGGTTAGGATtaaaaacacacaaaacaaGCAGTTTAGTCTGTTTTACatcttgttcattttttttttcacaccagacttttataataatttttttttacagtttgTGTGAAGATACATAGATTGGCTTTAGCAAGTGAAGCTTTGATCGtggcagttatgaacgcaattttagcaattgaaaattgcacaatcTCGATGACCACGACCAGCTATGACCATCAGTGAcgtcatagctcagttggttacaGCTTTGCACTGTCATCGTGAGTCACAGCTTCCCTgctgaagtcctgaattttgaAAGACCTCTCTATGGAGTTGCTGAAATTGTGTTGacaactgcaaggatcatagcttaaCTTGATTTCATACTCATAGTCCAATATATGATTCATTTCTGCCATTGATTGGCCTTATCATTAAGGAACTGAGAATGGGGTGCAGGATACTTCCCTCTAGACcgtttgcttgtttgtcaTACTTGTATATTTTGATATATCAATCATTATTGCTGTTAGCTAAAAGAACCCTAATCAGATTGCAAAGCCTGGTGAAAAAAGTGAACTGATGATGATAAAATTGACTAAGAAATGCttatggatttctagtttctaaagaaagtgTGGTACTGTGCCAATGggagagtgaaaaaaaaatttggttgtatcaaatgagttgataaaggttgaattaccaccgtcaaTGATTTAGGAAGCTGCTGTTTCAAGCGTTAACCCTTCGCTCTGaggaagggctaacactcaaaacatcagctttctaaatctttcatggtggtaattcaacctttattaacttgtttgataaaaccaaatttaagaAATACTTATGTTTTAATTATGTGGCTAACTATAATTTAGACTAAGTTAATGACTTAATGCGTCCAGCGGTCTTCCCAACAAATCCACATGCAGGGTGGCTGCAGGGGTTTGCCTTGTCATTTGCTGATAAATCAGCGCTATTGGCTATCTGCTTTTGCTTTGCCATCATAAGGGTTTTTCTATATTGCTTCACTAGCAAATTTACAACCCTGCCCTTCCCACCCTTGGAAGTAAGTATTTCCACTGATGTTCTTTCAGTGTGATGGTGCTGATTGGTGACCACTGGCAGGGCTGGTTCCTGCTGTTAGTATCACCATGGAAACCCCCCTGCTGTGCTTCATGCTAGTGCAAGGTCCCCACCAACATTTCttggcaccagttcccaagctcatttATTGGCAAAGTTGCATTTGAATAATGAGACATTATCCAGAATAGAATTaacatttttgtcattgaGTGCCAAAAATCCTTCAGAGAATGAGGGTGACAAGAATCCTTCACAAGTTCAAAGATGATTTTTTGTCATCAAGTTTGTTACCAATTCCTTGTGTGTCTTTCTTTTGTAGCCCAGTTTGCAACAACCCCGCAATTTGATGCATTTGGAGCACAACCCACAGCCACTGGTCAAAATACATTTGATCCCTTTGGATCTACAGCACCTCAACCTGCCCAGCCCACAGAGTCAGGTTTTGCAACATTTGGTGGCCCACCACAGCAACAGCCGCCCAATTTCTTTGATGCATTTGGATCACCACCTTCATCCTCGGGGGGATTCAATGCATTTGCAGCTCAGACTTCGACAGGTGAGAAGAAATAATGTTTTAATGTTGTAATCTTCTtggaatttgaattaaatATTACCCAACAAGAATTATTCATCATCAGACAGCCTCATCtaatttccttcatttttttaattgtagcTTCTTCACAGCCACAAGCAGCATCTAATTCTGGGTTTGGGCCTCTAGTTTCTGCCTCTGGGAGTTCTGCATCAACAGGGGACAAGTATGCAGCACTTAGTGGGTTGGATGGTTTGTTTGCTTCCTCAGTTGGTGGAAGCAGTAACACCAGTATAAGTTCTGCATCAGGTTTTGGTTCTACTGGAACCTCATCATTTGGCATGTCAAGTGGACCCAACCCTTTCTCAAGCACATCAGGTGCAGGAAGTGGAGGCTTTCAGCAGGCTCAACAGCAGCCGTCTAATCCATTTCAAGGCCTTGGCGGCCAGCTCAATGGTCCTGCAAGAAACATGAGCACTGCCAGTAGTATGTCATCAACATCTGGTGTAGGAGGCGGGTTTGGAAGTTTCAATAGTGCTCCGCCAATGGGTTCTGCATTTGGCAGTCAGCCAGCCACTTCAGGATTTGGCAATCAGCCTGCCACTTCAGGATTTGGTAATCAGCCTGCCACTTCAGGATTTGGCAATCAGCCTGCCACTTCAGGATTTGGTAATCAGCCTGCCACTTCAGGATTTGGCAGTCAGCCTGCCACTTCAGGATTTGGTAATCAGCCTGCCACTTCAGGATTTGGTGCCCAACAACCCAATTCAGGGTTTGCAGGGGGTAATCAGACTGGTGGAGGTTTTGGCAACTTTGTGTCTGGCCAACAGTCATCATATGGTGCAACACGTCAGCCTGGTTGGGGAGGCATGTCTGGCCAGCAGCAGATGGTAGGAGGTCAGAACGTAGGGATGGCTTCATCTTCACCTCAACAAACACTCAGTTTTGGAGGTGCTGGGATGAGTGCAATGGCATGGACTCAGTTTGGCAAGATGGGTGGtagtcaacaacaacaaccacagCAACCTCAAATACAAGGTCAAATGAACTTTGGTGGCAACCAAACTGGCTTTGCTGGCAACACAGCATTTGGTGCTGTACAATCAAATGCTGGGTTTGGGTCAAATGCTATGTCAAGTGGCAATAGCTTTGGAGGTCAACCACAAGTTGCCGGGTTTGGAACCTCTGGATCATTTGGTGGACAACCATTAAGTGGTTTTGGGAATCAGGGTGGAGGAGGATCATTTGGTGGTAGCATGTCAATGATGGGAGCTGGGCAGTCtggacaacaacaacagctacAACAGTTTGGTAGTTGGCAACAGAGTCAGCAGGCAAATCCTTTTATGGTATGTtgcttaaccctttaagccctaaggggttccccattgatgagtaaaatcgtctggcgttagacagagtaaaatctataagtgccatttggcactcatagggATTAAAGGGTTAAGAAATGCATGTACCAGCacttttgtttaattttgttcttgtttgcttttaaaaaGAAGAATGGAAGTTGCTTTCTCCATCCATCTAGATTGTTTGCTAGTAAAGTGGTGTACTAACCCTTGATTTCCTTTAGTATGTGCTTTTCCATTGTGAGCAAAGCCATGGAATAT
This sequence is a window from Acropora palmata chromosome 9, jaAcrPala1.3, whole genome shotgun sequence. Protein-coding genes within it:
- the LOC141893336 gene encoding uncharacterized protein LOC141893336, translated to MASGRKKQDEKNLKLLRDLAAQPHNKVCFDCGQRGPTYVNMTIGSFVCTSCSGILRGLNPPHRVKSISMTSFTQQEIETLQGQGNEYCRKVWLGLWNSSMPAEPESRDEQKKKDFMVQKYERKRWYVAPQQVSANNTSQSTPEPKPLKQLLGENAPTISVHAQTTRERPRTGSQTNSTSVPVSVAPPPGQAQPVAHKVVAQPAQPVQVPAPAPQAKPPSIDLLSDLGGDPFDQKQTQAQFATTPQFDAFGAQPTATGQNTFDPFGSTAPQPAQPTESGFATFGGPPQQQPPNFFDAFGSPPSSSGGFNAFAAQTSTASSQPQAASNSGFGPLVSASGSSASTGDKYAALSGLDGLFASSVGGSSNTSISSASGFGSTGTSSFGMSSGPNPFSSTSGAGSGGFQQAQQQPSNPFQGLGGQLNGPARNMSTASSMSSTSGVGGGFGSFNSAPPMGSAFGSQPATSGFGNQPATSGFGNQPATSGFGNQPATSGFGNQPATSGFGSQPATSGFGNQPATSGFGAQQPNSGFAGGNQTGGGFGNFVSGQQSSYGATRQPGWGGMSGQQQMVGGQNVGMASSSPQQTLSFGGAGMSAMAWTQFGKMGGSQQQQPQQPQIQGQMNFGGNQTGFAGNTAFGAVQSNAGFGSNAMSSGNSFGGQPQVAGFGTSGSFGGQPLSGFGNQGGGGSFGGSMSMMGAGQSGQQQQLQQFGSWQQSQQANPFMNARAQGIQRQGQSTNPFM